In Hymenobacter aquaticus, a single window of DNA contains:
- a CDS encoding ExbD/TolR family protein codes for MSTKIDMTPMVDLAFLLLTFFMLTTTFSKPTVMQLTMPVKEKNPEEQTQIKASDAFTVLLDENNKIYYYDGLLDKDVKPELKASSYDANGIRKTILERRAANPKVVVLIKAADKSNYKNMVDILDEMNITDQKKYALVDISKADEDLIKTSGL; via the coding sequence ATGTCGACCAAAATCGACATGACACCAATGGTGGACTTGGCCTTTTTGCTGCTGACCTTCTTTATGCTGACGACGACCTTCAGCAAGCCGACCGTAATGCAACTTACGATGCCGGTGAAGGAGAAGAATCCGGAGGAGCAGACGCAGATTAAAGCCTCTGACGCCTTCACGGTTTTGCTCGACGAGAACAACAAGATCTATTATTATGATGGCTTGTTGGACAAGGACGTAAAACCGGAGCTGAAAGCCTCGAGCTACGACGCCAACGGTATCCGCAAAACGATACTGGAGCGCCGCGCTGCTAACCCCAAAGTGGTAGTGCTGATCAAGGCCGCTGATAAGTCCAATTACAAGAACATGGTTGACATCCTCGACGAGATGAACATCACCGACCAGAAAAAGTACGCTCTGGTTGACATCTCGAAGGCTGATGAGGACCTGATTAAAACTTCAGGGCTATGA
- a CDS encoding energy transducer TonB, translating into MMDNTQLAQASFNDIVFEGRNKAYGAYVLRRLYNKHVTRALLIAIALLALMVSFPLIARMFAKDEVVKDDKMLKVNELMQAPPLDETKPPPPPPPPEAPPPPPPKLSTIKFTPPVVKKDEEIKKVEEIPDQEELKDKVVATVTVKGNTDNAADLTGLEGEGNKVVEEVVENKVYTYVEQMPTPPGGMEGLLAYLGKTIKYPPLALRNQVEGKVFISFVVGPTGGITDVKVTKGIGAGCDEEAMRVIKAMPNWTPGKQNGRPVSVSYTVPVTFAIK; encoded by the coding sequence ATGATGGATAACACGCAATTGGCTCAAGCGTCTTTCAACGACATCGTCTTTGAAGGCCGCAATAAAGCCTACGGAGCTTACGTCCTCCGGCGGTTGTACAACAAGCACGTTACCCGGGCTCTTCTCATTGCCATTGCGCTGCTCGCTCTGATGGTAAGCTTCCCGCTCATCGCGCGGATGTTTGCCAAGGACGAGGTGGTGAAGGACGACAAGATGCTCAAGGTGAACGAGCTGATGCAAGCACCGCCCCTGGACGAAACCAAGCCCCCACCACCGCCCCCGCCACCGGAGGCCCCGCCACCACCGCCGCCGAAGCTGTCTACCATCAAATTCACGCCGCCCGTCGTTAAGAAGGACGAAGAGATTAAGAAGGTAGAAGAAATTCCGGACCAGGAAGAGCTGAAGGACAAAGTGGTAGCTACCGTGACCGTAAAAGGCAACACGGATAATGCCGCTGACCTGACCGGCCTGGAAGGTGAAGGCAATAAGGTAGTAGAAGAGGTAGTAGAGAATAAGGTCTACACGTACGTAGAACAGATGCCTACTCCTCCCGGCGGTATGGAAGGTTTGCTCGCTTACCTGGGCAAAACCATTAAGTACCCCCCGCTGGCCCTGCGCAACCAGGTGGAAGGCAAAGTGTTCATTAGCTTCGTAGTAGGCCCAACGGGCGGTATCACGGATGTGAAAGTAACCAAAGGCATCGGTGCCGGCTGCGACGAAGAGGCTATGCGCGTCATCAAAGCCATGCCGAACTGGACCCCTGGTAAGCAGAATGGTCGGCCGGTAAGTGTTTCGTACACGGTTCCAGTGACCTTCGCTATCAAGTAA
- a CDS encoding energy transducer TonB, with protein sequence MNTTNLHTASFDEIVFEGRNKAYGAFVLRQLYNRHLARALAITVALCLLLVSIPLVVQRIWPTVMPITKAPEGVIIEPKVYIMPQQDVAPAQPPVAHHQPVVVTPRTDVAPTVVKDELVTKPVLDVEASVPNDNNPTTMEPGTGEVGPGAATGPGTMGKDTGVTTPAPPAKPFTHVEVMPEFAGGIGALRQYMQRNLRYPRQALAAAVSGKVFVSFTVQADGSIADVQVIKGLGYGTDEEAARVVGKMPAWTPGRQNSQAVAVRYTLPITFQYE encoded by the coding sequence ATGAACACCACCAACCTGCACACCGCCTCCTTCGACGAAATCGTATTTGAGGGGCGCAACAAAGCTTACGGCGCCTTCGTCCTGCGCCAGCTCTACAACCGCCACCTGGCCCGCGCCCTGGCCATCACCGTGGCCCTCTGCCTGCTGCTGGTCAGCATTCCGCTGGTAGTGCAGCGCATCTGGCCTACGGTAATGCCGATAACCAAAGCTCCTGAAGGAGTCATTATCGAACCCAAAGTGTACATCATGCCGCAACAGGACGTTGCCCCCGCGCAGCCTCCTGTCGCGCATCATCAGCCGGTAGTCGTAACACCCCGGACGGATGTTGCTCCTACCGTGGTGAAAGACGAACTGGTAACGAAACCGGTGCTTGATGTCGAGGCTTCGGTACCGAACGACAACAACCCAACAACGATGGAACCCGGAACGGGTGAAGTAGGTCCGGGAGCAGCAACCGGCCCGGGCACGATGGGCAAAGACACCGGAGTAACCACCCCCGCCCCACCGGCCAAGCCCTTTACCCACGTGGAAGTGATGCCCGAATTTGCCGGTGGTATCGGGGCCCTGCGCCAGTATATGCAGCGCAACCTGCGCTACCCGCGCCAAGCCCTGGCGGCGGCCGTATCGGGCAAGGTATTCGTGTCGTTTACGGTGCAGGCCGATGGCTCCATTGCCGATGTGCAGGTAATCAAAGGCCTTGGATACGGCACCGACGAAGAGGCGGCCCGGGTAGTAGGCAAAATGCCCGCCTGGACGCCGGGCCGGCAAAACAGCCAGGCCGTAGCCGTGCGCTACACTCTGCCCATCACCTTCCAGTATGAATAA
- a CDS encoding PstS family phosphate ABC transporter substrate-binding protein codes for MRVNLTNIGTALVAGGFLLASCNQYQGPAETATDTPTSGTLGISVDETFEPILKSQVDTFQKLYPAARITATYKPEEEVMRDLMANKIRVAVVSRQLNTAEQAEFERLKIVPRTAKLAVDGLAIVVHPSNADSLLTVAKLQDIFTGKIQEWAQVSGKRGLGTINVVFDNNHSSTTRYVQDSLTKGAALTKRVFAAKSNPALLDYVATHPNAIGIIGVNWISDRDDAAVQSFLKKVRIVGVSAQPNPQKPDDYLQPYQAYLALKTYPLRREVYLISREARAGLGTGFASFAAGNKGQLIVLKSGLVPATGQMRIIDTNKR; via the coding sequence ATGCGCGTTAATTTAACCAACATAGGTACCGCGTTAGTAGCCGGCGGCTTCCTGCTGGCCAGCTGCAACCAATACCAGGGACCGGCTGAAACGGCGACCGACACGCCCACCAGCGGCACACTCGGCATCAGCGTCGATGAGACGTTTGAGCCGATTCTGAAGTCGCAGGTCGATACCTTCCAGAAGCTGTACCCAGCAGCCCGCATCACGGCGACCTACAAGCCGGAGGAGGAGGTAATGCGGGACCTGATGGCTAATAAGATCCGGGTAGCCGTGGTGTCGCGGCAGCTGAACACCGCCGAGCAGGCCGAGTTCGAGCGCCTGAAAATTGTACCCCGCACGGCTAAGCTTGCCGTCGATGGCTTGGCCATCGTCGTGCATCCGAGCAACGCCGACTCGCTGCTCACCGTGGCGAAGCTGCAGGATATTTTCACGGGCAAAATCCAGGAGTGGGCGCAGGTAAGCGGCAAGCGCGGTTTGGGCACTATCAACGTGGTTTTTGACAACAACCACTCCAGCACTACCCGCTACGTGCAGGACTCGCTGACCAAGGGCGCGGCCCTTACCAAGCGAGTTTTTGCCGCCAAATCGAACCCTGCCTTGTTGGATTACGTTGCTACTCATCCGAACGCCATTGGGATTATTGGCGTTAACTGGATCAGTGACCGGGATGATGCGGCGGTACAAAGCTTTTTGAAAAAAGTGCGGATTGTTGGCGTCAGTGCCCAGCCCAATCCGCAGAAGCCCGACGACTACCTGCAGCCCTACCAGGCGTACCTGGCCCTGAAAACGTACCCGTTGCGGCGGGAGGTCTACCTTATCAGCCGGGAGGCCCGGGCGGGGCTTGGCACCGGTTTTGCATCCTTTGCGGCAGGGAATAAAGGGCAGCTTATCGTACTCAAGTCTGGGCTAGTACCCGCTACCGGCCAGATGCGAATCATTGATACGAATAAGCGCTAG
- a CDS encoding tetratricopeptide repeat protein, with the protein MNFKPWKLSLLAALSVSGSAAFAQTTPQKSIELGRYNEARAALLRQGASNETSFELGRLYQMREMPDSAAYYFNRISLNPKDATTMVAAGRAALAQGKTAEAEIQFDNAVKATKGKDAKVLTMIAQAYAESNVKDVSKALSYVEAAHKANKLKDEPSLMIARGDIYLKQENGGGEAMNSYDRAVMADANNVLAYYRKGQLNVRSRNYNEARTAFEKAISLDANYAPAYNALAETYFYAGKYDDALSNFQKYTSLAEKSADTDAKYASFLFLTKKYPEALTEVQKVLAREPNNLTMNRLQAYSLYEVGKNDEAIAAMDKYMKLAPADKIIKEDNVYYAKMLTKGGKGEQGIAMLQKAVAADPTNTELQNDLASSYMQMKNYPAAIATYKAKMKADGTPALTDQIRLAVAYGGNKQYTKADSLYGAVLDARPTYVPGYLMRAKANYFMDPDSKQGLAKPYYEKYVEMAKADPDKYKDGLVEANSYLGYYYYQKGDKTTALPYYQQVLALDPNNQNAKSVVESMSARPKTATKAPVKKK; encoded by the coding sequence ATGAACTTCAAGCCCTGGAAGCTCTCGCTCCTCGCTGCCTTGTCTGTTTCCGGCTCTGCCGCTTTTGCTCAAACGACTCCTCAGAAATCGATTGAACTCGGACGCTACAACGAAGCCCGCGCGGCTTTGCTGCGTCAGGGCGCATCGAACGAAACCTCGTTCGAGTTGGGCCGTCTGTACCAGATGCGGGAAATGCCCGACTCGGCAGCTTACTACTTCAACCGAATTTCGCTGAACCCCAAAGATGCTACCACGATGGTAGCCGCTGGCCGGGCCGCTCTGGCCCAGGGCAAAACGGCCGAAGCTGAAATTCAATTCGACAACGCGGTGAAGGCCACCAAGGGCAAAGATGCCAAGGTGCTGACCATGATTGCCCAGGCCTATGCTGAGTCCAACGTAAAGGACGTGTCGAAGGCACTCTCGTATGTGGAGGCAGCGCACAAAGCCAACAAGCTGAAGGATGAGCCCAGCCTGATGATTGCCCGCGGCGACATTTACCTGAAGCAGGAAAATGGCGGCGGTGAGGCAATGAACAGCTACGACCGGGCCGTAATGGCCGACGCTAACAATGTGCTGGCGTACTACCGCAAAGGCCAGCTGAACGTTCGTTCGCGCAACTACAACGAAGCCCGCACGGCGTTCGAAAAGGCCATCAGCCTGGATGCCAACTACGCGCCGGCTTACAACGCCCTGGCAGAAACGTATTTCTACGCTGGTAAGTACGATGATGCTTTGTCGAACTTCCAGAAGTACACCTCCCTGGCCGAGAAGTCGGCGGATACGGATGCTAAGTATGCCTCCTTCCTGTTCCTGACCAAGAAATACCCCGAAGCACTAACTGAAGTGCAGAAGGTATTGGCCCGGGAGCCCAACAACCTCACGATGAACCGTCTGCAAGCGTATTCATTGTACGAAGTTGGCAAGAACGATGAGGCTATTGCGGCAATGGACAAGTACATGAAGCTTGCTCCTGCTGATAAGATCATTAAGGAGGACAATGTGTACTACGCCAAAATGCTGACCAAGGGTGGCAAAGGCGAGCAAGGCATTGCCATGCTCCAGAAGGCTGTAGCTGCTGACCCCACGAATACGGAGCTGCAGAATGATTTGGCATCGAGCTACATGCAGATGAAGAATTATCCGGCGGCCATTGCTACGTACAAGGCGAAGATGAAAGCAGATGGCACCCCGGCTCTGACAGACCAGATCCGCCTGGCGGTAGCCTACGGCGGCAATAAGCAGTACACCAAGGCCGACAGCCTGTATGGTGCCGTGCTGGATGCTCGTCCGACGTACGTACCCGGCTACCTGATGCGTGCCAAAGCCAACTACTTCATGGATCCGGATTCCAAGCAGGGTTTGGCTAAGCCGTACTATGAGAAATACGTAGAAATGGCCAAAGCTGATCCGGACAAGTACAAGGATGGCCTGGTGGAAGCCAACAGCTACCTGGGCTATTACTACTACCAGAAAGGTGACAAGACCACTGCACTGCCCTACTACCAGCAAGTACTGGCCCTGGACCCCAACAACCAGAACGCCAAGTCGGTGGTAGAAAGCATGTCGGCTCGTCCGAAAACCGCTACCAAAGCCCCCGTTAAGAAGAAGTAA